Proteins encoded by one window of Chaetodon trifascialis isolate fChaTrf1 chromosome 15, fChaTrf1.hap1, whole genome shotgun sequence:
- the mcoln1b gene encoding mucolipin-1b isoform X2 — protein sequence MASSSYACIQDSATEKDRLLSSIATYGSQDLLKGGSPRPTCLVGSEPYQKQEEEEEEEEEALRRKLKYFFMSPCDKYHAKGRKPFKLGLQLLKIIIVTVQLVLFGLSNQMVVTFKEENTAAFRHLFLMGYKDNAPQAVHTQSQLYSHIHFAIDQYMALPQISLGRYAYVSGVGFNGSALSLCQRYYRRGTIDPVNDTFDIDPYVVSDCIGLNPPTYSSAPGNSDYKNFTLNFYKLINVTVDFQLKAINIQSIINNEIPDCYTFAITIVMDNRAHSGKVKISLQNQASIKECKDPNVSGHAESHAREFFDVLVAFVCLLSLLLCGRSILRGILLQHEYVQFFKHKLGRTVSWGDRMEFINGWYILLIISDMFTIIGSFIKIGIESKNLSSYDICGILLGTSTLLVWVGVIRYLSFFQKYNFRSLSMVSECLFSLINGDDMFVTFAEMEKSGTLVWIFSQVYLYTFISLFIYMVLSLFIALITGAYDTIMAQTQEQVRVNDLHAFIAECTDTPSSGKFRGPEGSSCSYFCCYDW from the exons ATGGCATCTTCAAGTTACGCTTGCATCCAAGACAGCGCCACAG AGAAGGACaggctcctctcctccattgCCACCTATGGGTCTCAGGATCTTCTTAAGGGTGGGAGCCCCCGCCCCACGTGTTTGGTGGGCTCTGAGCCCTACCAgaagcaggaggaagaagaggaggaggaggaggaggccctgAGGAGGAAGCTCAAGTACTTCTTCATGAGCCCGTGTGACAAGTATCACGCCAAAGGGCGCAAGCCGTTCAAACTGggcctgcagctgctcaaaatcATCATTGTGACTGTGCAG ttGGTGCTGTTTGGACTCAGCAACCAGATGGTGGTGACATTTaaggaggaaaacacagctgcCTTCAGACACCTTTTCCTGATGGGTTATAAAGACAACGCTCCTCAGGCCGTTCACACGCAGAGCCAACTGTATAGCCACATCCACTTCGCTATAGACCAG TACATGGCTCTACCTCAGATCTCACTGGGACGTTATGCGTACGTGTCTGGCGTCGGTTTCAACGGAAGCGCGCTCTCCCTGTGCCAGAGGTACTACAGGAGGGGCACCATCGACCCCGTCAACGACACCTTTGACATCGATCCCTATGTTGTCAGCG ATTGTATTGGACTGAATCCACCGACTTACAGTTCTGCTCCAGGAAACAGTGACTACAAGAATTTCACTCTCAATTTTTACAA GCTGATAAACGTTACAGTTGACTTCCAGCTGAAGGCCATCAACATTCAGTCCATCATAAACAATGAAATCCCTGACTGCTACACCTTTGCTATCACA ATCGTCATGGATAACAGGGCACACAGCGGCAAAGTGAAGATCAGTCTGCAGAACCAGGCGTCCATAAAAGAGTGCAAAGACCCCAACGTGTCAGGACACG CGGAGAGCCACGCACGGGAGTTCTTTGACGTGCTGGTGGCGTTCGTGTGTCTGctgtccctgctgctgtgtgggcGCTCCATCCTCAGAGGCATCCTCCTGCAGCAC GAGTATGTGCAGTTTTTCAAACACAAACTTGGCCGCACCGTGAGCTGGGGCGACAGAATGGAGTTCATCAACGGCTGGTATATTCTGCTCATCATCAGCGACATGTTCACCATCATCGGCAGCTTCATCAAAATTGGGATTGAGTCCAAG AATTTGTCATCATATGATATTTGTGGAATCCTGCTGGGAACCTCCACTCTGCTGGTGTGGGTGGGAGTCATCCGCTACCTCAGCTTCTTCCAGAAATACAAT TTCCGCTCCCTGTCCATGGTGTCAGAGTGCCTCTTCTCTCTGATCAACGGAGACGACATGTTCGTAACGTTCGCTGAGATGGAGAAAAGCGGCACGCTGGTGTGGATCTTCAGCCAGGTTTACCTTTACaccttcatctccctcttcatctACATGGTGCTGTCCCTCTTCATTGCACTCATCACCGGAGCCTACGACACCATTATG GCCCAAACACAGGAGCAGGTACGTGTCAACGATCTGCACGCGTTCATTGCAGAGTGCACGGACACGCCCAGCTCTGGCAAGTTCCGTGGGCCAGAGGGGTCTTCATGCTCCTACTTTTGCTGCTATGactggtga
- the mcoln1b gene encoding mucolipin-1b isoform X1: MASSSYACIQDSATEKDRLLSSIATYGSQDLLKGGSPRPTCLVGSEPYQKQEEEEEEEEEALRRKLKYFFMSPCDKYHAKGRKPFKLGLQLLKIIIVTVQLVLFGLSNQMVVTFKEENTAAFRHLFLMGYKDNAPQAVHTQSQLYSHIHFAIDQYMALPQISLGRYAYVSGVGFNGSALSLCQRYYRRGTIDPVNDTFDIDPYVVSDCIGLNPPTYSSAPGNSDYKNFTLNFYKLINVTVDFQLKAINIQSIINNEIPDCYTFAITIVMDNRAHSGKVKISLQNQASIKECKDPNVSGHAESHAREFFDVLVAFVCLLSLLLCGRSILRGILLQHEYVQFFKHKLGRTVSWGDRMEFINGWYILLIISDMFTIIGSFIKIGIESKNLSSYDICGILLGTSTLLVWVGVIRYLSFFQKYNILIVTLRAAFPNVIRFCCCAAAIYMGYCFCGWIVLGPYHTKFRSLSMVSECLFSLINGDDMFVTFAEMEKSGTLVWIFSQVYLYTFISLFIYMVLSLFIALITGAYDTIMAQTQEQVRVNDLHAFIAECTDTPSSGKFRGPEGSSCSYFCCYDW, translated from the exons ATGGCATCTTCAAGTTACGCTTGCATCCAAGACAGCGCCACAG AGAAGGACaggctcctctcctccattgCCACCTATGGGTCTCAGGATCTTCTTAAGGGTGGGAGCCCCCGCCCCACGTGTTTGGTGGGCTCTGAGCCCTACCAgaagcaggaggaagaagaggaggaggaggaggaggccctgAGGAGGAAGCTCAAGTACTTCTTCATGAGCCCGTGTGACAAGTATCACGCCAAAGGGCGCAAGCCGTTCAAACTGggcctgcagctgctcaaaatcATCATTGTGACTGTGCAG ttGGTGCTGTTTGGACTCAGCAACCAGATGGTGGTGACATTTaaggaggaaaacacagctgcCTTCAGACACCTTTTCCTGATGGGTTATAAAGACAACGCTCCTCAGGCCGTTCACACGCAGAGCCAACTGTATAGCCACATCCACTTCGCTATAGACCAG TACATGGCTCTACCTCAGATCTCACTGGGACGTTATGCGTACGTGTCTGGCGTCGGTTTCAACGGAAGCGCGCTCTCCCTGTGCCAGAGGTACTACAGGAGGGGCACCATCGACCCCGTCAACGACACCTTTGACATCGATCCCTATGTTGTCAGCG ATTGTATTGGACTGAATCCACCGACTTACAGTTCTGCTCCAGGAAACAGTGACTACAAGAATTTCACTCTCAATTTTTACAA GCTGATAAACGTTACAGTTGACTTCCAGCTGAAGGCCATCAACATTCAGTCCATCATAAACAATGAAATCCCTGACTGCTACACCTTTGCTATCACA ATCGTCATGGATAACAGGGCACACAGCGGCAAAGTGAAGATCAGTCTGCAGAACCAGGCGTCCATAAAAGAGTGCAAAGACCCCAACGTGTCAGGACACG CGGAGAGCCACGCACGGGAGTTCTTTGACGTGCTGGTGGCGTTCGTGTGTCTGctgtccctgctgctgtgtgggcGCTCCATCCTCAGAGGCATCCTCCTGCAGCAC GAGTATGTGCAGTTTTTCAAACACAAACTTGGCCGCACCGTGAGCTGGGGCGACAGAATGGAGTTCATCAACGGCTGGTATATTCTGCTCATCATCAGCGACATGTTCACCATCATCGGCAGCTTCATCAAAATTGGGATTGAGTCCAAG AATTTGTCATCATATGATATTTGTGGAATCCTGCTGGGAACCTCCACTCTGCTGGTGTGGGTGGGAGTCATCCGCTACCTCAGCTTCTTCCAGAAATACAAT ATCTTGATCGTGACTCTAAGAGCTGCTTTCCCTAATGTCATCcgcttctgctgctgtgcagctgcCATTTATATGGGCTATTGTTTCTGTGGATGGATTGTGCTGGGGCCCTATCACACCAAG TTCCGCTCCCTGTCCATGGTGTCAGAGTGCCTCTTCTCTCTGATCAACGGAGACGACATGTTCGTAACGTTCGCTGAGATGGAGAAAAGCGGCACGCTGGTGTGGATCTTCAGCCAGGTTTACCTTTACaccttcatctccctcttcatctACATGGTGCTGTCCCTCTTCATTGCACTCATCACCGGAGCCTACGACACCATTATG GCCCAAACACAGGAGCAGGTACGTGTCAACGATCTGCACGCGTTCATTGCAGAGTGCACGGACACGCCCAGCTCTGGCAAGTTCCGTGGGCCAGAGGGGTCTTCATGCTCCTACTTTTGCTGCTATGactggtga